The nucleotide window TACCCTTTCCCATTACAACTAATTGTTGTACTTTTGCATTCTGAAAACTATGCCCTGCCCCGGCAGACATGGGAAACAGACCAAACAGATATTGATAACAAACAGATAAAATTAAGCAAAATGCCAAAATTAAAAACTAAATCAGGTGCTAAGAAGCGTTTTAAGCTTACCGGAACCGGCAAGATTAAAAGAAAAGGTGCTTACAAAAGCCACATTCTGACCAAAAAAGAAACCAAGCAGAAGAGAAATCTTACGCAAACTTCTTACGTGGCCGAGGTGGACAAGAACAGCGTACTTCGCCAATTAGCGTTAAAGTAGTTTTTATAAATCAAAGCGGTTTATAAGAATTCAAAAATTCAACAAATTTAACCCTGAAACGGTGCACCAAAGATCCGCCGCGGCGGACGCCCTTTTCAAAAAAAACATTTTAAATTATGCCAAGATCAGTAAACGCGGTGGCTTCCAGAGCCCGCAGAAAAAAAGTAATGAAGTTGGCCAAAGGTTATTTCGGAAGAAGAAAGAACGTTTGGACTGTAGCTAAGAATGCCGTAGAAAAGGCGATGCAGTATGCATACCGCGGCAGAAAAGAGAAGAAAAGAAACTTCAGAGCACTTTGGATTACCAGAATTAACGCTGGTGCAAGAGAACACGGACTGACTTATTCTCAGTTTATGGGTGCTCTTAAGAAAAACAACATCGAACTGAACAGAAAAGTTTTAGCCGATTTAGCAATGAATCACCCTGAAGCGTTCAAAGCTGTTGTAGATCAAATTAAATAATGTAAAATCTTGTTATCAATATCTGATCCCGAACCCTGTTCGGGATTTTTTTATATTTTTGCCTCACAATTTCATTCATGAAAAAAATTCAGTATCTATTTGTAATTCTGTCCGTTACATGGGCACAGGCCCAGACTTTCATACCCG belongs to Chryseobacterium sp. and includes:
- the rpmI gene encoding 50S ribosomal protein L35: MPKLKTKSGAKKRFKLTGTGKIKRKGAYKSHILTKKETKQKRNLTQTSYVAEVDKNSVLRQLALK
- the rplT gene encoding 50S ribosomal protein L20 — protein: MPRSVNAVASRARRKKVMKLAKGYFGRRKNVWTVAKNAVEKAMQYAYRGRKEKKRNFRALWITRINAGAREHGLTYSQFMGALKKNNIELNRKVLADLAMNHPEAFKAVVDQIK